The DNA region TTTGCGTCCTCTTCGATCCAAGGGTTGGTGGGTGCTGTCACAAGAAAATCATTGTTAATCAGTTCCGACCAATCTGTCATTTCAGGAACACCGAACTCAGAGCGATAGAGCTGAATCTGACCACGCGCAATCTGTAGCTGCCTACGAAGCGCCGTGTCTTTGGAATCCTCAGTAATACTTTTGAACTGAGGCACGACTAACATGGCAAGGATGCCTAAAATGACAACCACGATGAGAATCTCAATCAACGTGAATGCGCGCCTTT from Phycisphaerales bacterium includes:
- a CDS encoding type II secretion system protein, encoding MAQSVHQIQRRAFTLIEILIVVVILGILAMLVVPQFKSITEDSKDTALRRQLQIARGQIQLYRSEFGVPEMTDWSELINNDFLVTAPTNPWIEEDANTTISAVPLRGAAWLWTDSGGSKQLFALMPDGSIYQDN